Proteins encoded in a region of the Zea mays cultivar B73 chromosome 2, Zm-B73-REFERENCE-NAM-5.0, whole genome shotgun sequence genome:
- the LOC100502476 gene encoding uncharacterized protein LOC100502476 yields MLSTGWAFCRTSRARGAESSSRQRAANNDTLVQTFYRACLARDDEDSEVFAGFDDVTAEAAQIEDAAARDDTRRSPSSDVSPNTITNAQTSPRRSSAWNKDGDPSNTTAGEALRARAEGDRAHAAESGSLQPGRDGVCGQRQGEAGGWRTSQGWQTALEAGPTASTREKRGRRPGSRGRT; encoded by the coding sequence ATGCTATCTACGGGTTGGGCATTTTGTCGAACAAGTAGAGCGCGAGGCGCGGAGTCGAGTAGTCGACAAAGGGCTGCAAACAACGACACACTGGTTCAAACATTTTATCGAGCATGCTTAGCACGAGACGATGAGGACAGCGAGGTGTTTGCCGGGTTCGACGATGTCACGGCTGAGGCTGCACAGATCGAGGACGCTGCTGCACGCGACGACACACGGCGAAGTCCCAGCTCAGACGTTTCTCCGAACACCATCACAAATGCCCAAACGTCGCCGCGGAGGAGCTCGGCGTGGAATAAAGACGGCGACCCGAGCAACACGACCGCAGGCGAAGCCCTGCGCGCACGCGCAGAGGGAGACCGAGCGCACGCAGCGGAGTCCGGCAGTCTGCAGCCTGGGCGCGATGGCGTCTGCGGCCAACGTCAGGGCGAGGCAGGCGGCTGGCGGACTTCACAGGGGTGGCAGACGGCACTTGAGGCTGGACCGACGGCGAGCACCAGAGAAAAGCGGGGACGACGACCAGGGAGCCGCGGCCGGACCTGA